A genomic window from Halorubrum trapanicum includes:
- a CDS encoding UPF0175 family protein, translating to MATNGLSSALTLYGARTLTLSQAAAQAGLSEAEFIEQLERRGIDVTESERAAALGREQPARAD from the coding sequence ATGGCCACGAACGGGCTGTCGAGTGCGCTGACGCTGTACGGTGCGCGAACCCTGACGCTGTCGCAGGCGGCCGCACAGGCAGGGCTCAGCGAGGCCGAATTCATCGAGCAGCTCGAACGCCGCGGGATCGACGTAACCGAGTCCGAGCGCGCCGCGGCGCTCGGCCGCGAACAGCCCGCCCGCGCCGACTGA
- a CDS encoding DUF892 family protein, with the protein MSSERVVDLLRTAYADEIETVMNYQTNAIVLDGVRAEEIKESLKQDVQEELGHAEQLGQRLKQLDARPPGSAEFTAGQESLQPPADSTDVLAVINGVLDAEEDAIATYRELIDAAEEADDPVTEDLAVTLLSDEEAHRTEFRGFQKEYQRE; encoded by the coding sequence ATGTCATCCGAACGAGTCGTCGACCTGCTCCGGACCGCGTACGCCGACGAGATCGAGACCGTGATGAACTACCAGACAAACGCGATCGTCCTCGACGGCGTCCGCGCCGAGGAGATCAAAGAGAGCCTCAAACAGGACGTCCAGGAGGAGCTCGGCCACGCCGAACAGCTCGGCCAGCGGCTCAAACAGCTCGACGCGCGTCCGCCCGGGTCCGCCGAGTTCACGGCCGGCCAGGAGTCGCTCCAGCCCCCCGCGGACTCGACGGACGTGTTGGCCGTCATCAACGGCGTGCTCGACGCCGAGGAGGACGCGATCGCGACGTACCGAGAGCTGATCGACGCCGCCGAGGAAGCCGACGACCCGGTCACCGAGGACCTCGCCGTGACGCTGCTCTCCGACGAGGAGGCCCACCGGACCGAGTTCCGCGGGTTCCAGAAGGAGTACCAGCGCGAATAG
- a CDS encoding branched-chain amino acid ABC transporter permease, with translation MGTTDSSIVDSARARPGLLIVALFGALLAVDLAAKVAGVGLGPIGGSISVERLGSNLWNGVVIGLVIGLAGIGLSMTYSILSFANFSHGDLVSVGAFSGWGVAFLIAGFGEVPVRALLTVRDAGNASPGDIGAHILTTPGAILVGLVAAFVVTALLAVALDRAFYKPMRDRDGISLLIASIGAALIVRYLLQFVYGSDRRGITASVDASNIAFDPLGLSVDAHELTILVAAVGLMLAMHGMLQHTKLGTAMRAMADNKDLALITGIPAERVVTATWIIGGGLAGASGYLYVLLRGTIQFDFGWLLLLLIFAAVILGGIGSIYGAIAGGLVIGIVFTTSTIWIPSDFNQAAAFGVMILMLLLRPEGLFGGVTTT, from the coding sequence ATGGGAACAACTGACTCGTCGATCGTCGACTCGGCGCGGGCCCGGCCGGGGCTCCTCATCGTCGCCCTCTTCGGCGCCCTGCTCGCGGTCGACCTCGCGGCGAAGGTCGCGGGGGTCGGCCTCGGCCCGATCGGGGGGTCGATCTCGGTCGAGCGGCTCGGCTCGAACCTCTGGAACGGCGTCGTCATCGGCCTCGTCATCGGGCTCGCCGGTATCGGGCTCTCGATGACGTACAGCATCCTCTCGTTCGCGAACTTCTCGCACGGGGACCTCGTCAGCGTCGGCGCGTTCTCCGGGTGGGGCGTCGCGTTCCTCATCGCCGGGTTCGGCGAGGTACCGGTCCGCGCGCTCCTGACCGTCCGCGACGCCGGCAACGCCTCGCCGGGCGACATCGGCGCGCACATCCTCACGACGCCCGGGGCGATCCTCGTGGGGCTGGTCGCGGCGTTCGTCGTCACCGCGCTGCTCGCGGTCGCGCTCGACCGCGCGTTCTACAAGCCGATGCGTGACCGCGACGGGATCTCGCTGCTCATCGCCTCCATCGGCGCGGCGCTGATCGTCCGCTACCTGCTCCAGTTCGTTTACGGCTCCGACCGCCGGGGGATCACCGCCAGCGTCGACGCGTCGAACATCGCGTTCGATCCGCTCGGGCTCTCGGTGGACGCGCACGAGCTCACCATCCTCGTGGCCGCGGTCGGCCTGATGCTCGCGATGCACGGGATGCTCCAGCACACGAAACTCGGGACCGCGATGCGGGCGATGGCCGACAACAAGGACCTCGCGCTCATCACGGGGATCCCGGCCGAGCGCGTCGTCACCGCCACGTGGATCATCGGCGGCGGGCTCGCGGGCGCGTCCGGCTACCTCTACGTGCTGCTCCGCGGGACGATCCAGTTCGACTTCGGCTGGCTCCTCCTGCTGTTGATCTTCGCGGCCGTAATCTTAGGCGGGATCGGCTCCATCTACGGCGCCATCGCCGGCGGCCTCGTCATCGGGATCGTGTTCACCACGTCGACGATCTGGATCCCCTCGGACTTCAACCAGGCCGCGGCGTTCGGCGTGATGATCCTCATGCTGCTGTTGCGTCCCGAGGGGCTCTTCGGAGGGGTGACGACCACATGA
- a CDS encoding ABC transporter ATP-binding protein produces the protein MSADDGPNATGDAASATDGGDAPAADGHDPDAVDVDSDAVEAEADAGAEHAIDGDAILRIRDLDAGYGDLQILSDVVLDVADEEYVTIVGPNGAGKSTVMKTVFGLTTHMGGTVEFEGEPIQGLAPEQIIREGIGFVPQNDNVFPGLSVRENLEMGAYILDEVPEAQIETIYDRFPILRERSDQKAGTLSGGQRQMVAMGRALMLDPDLLLLDEPSAGLAPDLVADMFDRIDRINEAGTAVLMVEQNAKEALRRCDRGYVLVNGENRYTDRGDVLLADEDVRRDFLGG, from the coding sequence ATGAGCGCAGACGACGGACCGAACGCGACCGGCGACGCCGCCTCGGCGACGGACGGAGGCGACGCCCCGGCGGCGGACGGCCACGACCCCGACGCGGTCGACGTCGACTCGGACGCGGTCGAGGCCGAGGCGGACGCCGGCGCCGAGCACGCGATCGACGGCGACGCGATCCTCAGGATCCGCGACCTCGACGCCGGCTACGGCGACCTCCAGATCCTCTCGGACGTGGTCTTAGACGTCGCCGACGAGGAGTACGTCACCATCGTCGGCCCCAACGGAGCCGGCAAGTCGACCGTGATGAAGACCGTCTTCGGGCTCACGACCCACATGGGCGGCACCGTCGAGTTCGAGGGGGAGCCGATTCAGGGGCTCGCGCCGGAGCAGATCATCCGCGAGGGGATCGGATTCGTTCCGCAGAACGACAACGTGTTCCCCGGGCTCAGCGTCCGCGAGAACCTCGAGATGGGGGCGTACATCCTCGACGAGGTGCCCGAAGCCCAGATCGAGACGATCTACGACCGGTTCCCGATCCTCCGCGAGCGCAGCGACCAGAAGGCGGGGACGCTCTCCGGCGGCCAGCGGCAGATGGTCGCGATGGGACGGGCGCTCATGCTCGACCCCGACCTCCTCCTGCTCGACGAGCCCTCGGCGGGGCTCGCCCCCGACCTCGTCGCCGACATGTTCGACCGGATCGACCGGATCAACGAGGCCGGGACGGCGGTGCTGATGGTCGAGCAGAACGCGAAGGAGGCGCTCCGTCGGTGCGACCGCGGCTACGTGCTGGTGAACGGCGAGAACCGCTACACCGACCGCGGCGACGTGCTGCTCGCCGACGAGGACGTGCGGCGCGACTTCCTCGGCGGATAG
- the lipA gene encoding lipoyl synthase, protein MQRGRRKPDWLKSRPPSGSRFTEIKSALRDRDLHTVCEEANCPNMGECWSGEDGPGTATFMLMGDRCSRGCNFCDVETGGMEPLDPDEPANVADAVAEIGLDYVVLTSVDRDDLADGGSAHFAETIREIKRRDPEILVETLIPDFQGDPEAIDRIVDAEPDVIAHNVETVERLQWPVRDRRASYEQSLAVLDRVDRESEVHTKTSLMLGVGEYDHEVYRTLGDLREVGVDVVTFGQYLQPSRSHLDVFEYVHPDAFDTWRRVAEEEFDFLYCASGAMVRSSYKAGELFVEALVREGQSPEDARRHARAAGGD, encoded by the coding sequence ATGCAACGCGGCCGCCGGAAGCCGGACTGGCTGAAGTCGCGCCCGCCGTCCGGGAGTCGGTTCACCGAGATCAAGTCCGCCCTCCGCGACCGCGACCTCCACACGGTCTGCGAGGAGGCGAACTGCCCGAACATGGGCGAATGTTGGTCTGGGGAGGACGGCCCCGGCACGGCGACGTTCATGCTGATGGGCGACCGCTGCTCGCGCGGCTGTAACTTCTGTGACGTGGAGACGGGCGGGATGGAGCCGCTCGACCCCGACGAGCCGGCGAACGTCGCGGACGCGGTCGCGGAGATCGGGCTCGACTACGTCGTCTTAACCTCCGTCGACCGCGACGACCTCGCGGACGGCGGCTCGGCGCACTTCGCGGAGACGATCCGCGAGATCAAGCGCCGCGACCCGGAGATCCTCGTCGAGACGCTCATCCCGGACTTCCAGGGTGACCCCGAGGCGATCGACCGCATCGTCGACGCGGAGCCGGACGTGATCGCGCACAACGTCGAGACGGTCGAGCGGCTCCAGTGGCCGGTCCGGGACCGCCGAGCGAGCTACGAGCAGTCGCTCGCCGTCCTCGACCGGGTCGACCGCGAGTCCGAGGTTCACACGAAGACGAGCCTCATGCTCGGCGTCGGCGAGTACGACCACGAGGTGTACCGGACGCTCGGCGACCTCCGCGAGGTCGGCGTCGACGTGGTCACCTTCGGCCAGTACCTCCAGCCGTCGCGCTCGCACCTCGACGTCTTCGAGTACGTCCACCCGGACGCCTTCGACACGTGGCGGCGGGTCGCCGAGGAGGAGTTCGACTTCCTCTACTGCGCGTCGGGCGCCATGGTCCGGTCGTCGTACAAGGCCGGCGAGCTGTTCGTCGAGGCGCTGGTGCGCGAGGGGCAGTCGCCCGAGGACGCGCGCCGCCACGCGCGAGCCGCGGGCGGGGACTGA
- a CDS encoding ABC transporter ATP-binding protein produces the protein MSSDAPDPADIADADDVAETVDATDATVDEPEANDSAVEEAAKHVPSGAPPLRVEGLVKRFGGVTAVDGASFEVESGSLTGLIGPNGAGKSTTFNCITGVHEPTAGKVYFEGEDVTGLRPHQIARKGLVRTFQIARELSEMTVLENLMLAPQGQLGESAIRAVTPGLRGAVIAEETELRERAWETLEFFEIDHLAHEHAGNLSGGQRKLLEMARALMTDPEMVLLDEPLAGVNPTLQEKLLDRIHDLRADGYTFLLVEHDMDVIMDNCERVIVMHQGSVLAAGTGDEIRNDERVIEAYLGEDL, from the coding sequence ATGAGTAGCGACGCGCCCGACCCGGCCGACATCGCCGACGCGGACGACGTCGCCGAGACGGTCGACGCGACGGACGCGACGGTCGACGAACCCGAGGCGAACGACAGCGCGGTCGAGGAGGCGGCGAAACACGTCCCCTCGGGGGCGCCCCCGCTCCGCGTGGAGGGGCTGGTCAAGCGGTTCGGCGGCGTCACCGCCGTCGACGGCGCCTCCTTCGAGGTGGAGTCCGGCTCGCTGACCGGGCTTATCGGCCCGAACGGCGCCGGGAAGTCGACCACGTTCAACTGCATCACCGGCGTCCACGAGCCGACCGCCGGGAAGGTGTACTTCGAGGGCGAGGACGTCACCGGGCTCAGGCCGCACCAGATCGCCCGGAAGGGGCTGGTCCGGACGTTCCAGATCGCCCGGGAGCTCTCCGAGATGACCGTCTTAGAGAATCTCATGCTCGCGCCGCAGGGCCAGCTCGGCGAGTCCGCGATCCGGGCGGTGACGCCCGGGCTCCGCGGCGCGGTGATCGCGGAGGAGACCGAGCTCCGCGAGCGGGCCTGGGAGACGCTGGAGTTCTTCGAGATCGACCACCTCGCGCACGAGCACGCGGGGAACCTCTCCGGCGGCCAGCGTAAGCTGCTGGAGATGGCCCGCGCGCTGATGACCGACCCCGAGATGGTGTTGCTCGACGAGCCGCTCGCCGGGGTCAACCCCACCCTCCAAGAGAAGCTGTTGGACCGGATCCACGACCTGCGCGCTGACGGCTACACCTTCCTGCTCGTCGAACACGACATGGACGTCATCATGGACAACTGCGAACGCGTCATCGTCATGCATCAGGGCAGCGTGCTCGCCGCGGGGACCGGCGACGAGATACGGAACGACGAGCGGGTCATCGAGGCGTACCTGGGTGAGGACCTATGA
- a CDS encoding CNNM domain-containing protein: MIPLATAMPPVEIGLRVAAGVALILINAYFVAIEFGLTRLRQYPESEMDTPGLRRAWEMTDDLEFYLTTCQVWISGTSIALGIVAEPGLAALFAPLFENTALASAGAGSLLGFFLINMVHLTHGEQTPTYLGVERSKQVAGYGSRPLYWFAWLISPLIKFGDWVAKATLGLFGVEMTGSWTEAEEEVLETRAQLRNRLGSMMEEVELPEERREEVLNALDVDELAVREVLTPADEVISLSTTASAEENLDRIRDTPHSRFPLVGDDLSEFEGIVYAPSIVSRFDELRDGDLTFADVAAPPMTVSADASVSDAFDQFQAESQELALVIEDGEVVGLLTATDAMEAVMGQLEDPLDAGNL, from the coding sequence ATGATCCCCCTCGCGACGGCGATGCCCCCCGTCGAGATCGGCCTCCGCGTGGCGGCGGGCGTGGCCCTCATCCTGATCAACGCGTACTTCGTGGCGATCGAGTTCGGCCTGACGCGCCTGCGGCAGTACCCCGAGTCGGAGATGGACACCCCCGGACTGCGGCGCGCCTGGGAGATGACCGACGACCTGGAGTTCTACCTGACCACCTGTCAGGTGTGGATCTCCGGGACGTCCATCGCCCTCGGTATCGTCGCGGAGCCGGGGCTCGCGGCGCTTTTCGCCCCGCTCTTCGAGAACACGGCGCTCGCGTCCGCCGGCGCCGGCTCCCTGTTGGGCTTCTTCCTCATCAACATGGTCCACCTGACGCACGGCGAGCAGACGCCGACGTACCTCGGCGTCGAGCGCTCGAAACAGGTGGCCGGGTACGGCTCCCGACCCCTCTACTGGTTCGCGTGGCTCATCTCCCCGCTGATCAAGTTCGGCGACTGGGTCGCGAAGGCCACCCTCGGGCTGTTCGGCGTGGAGATGACCGGCTCGTGGACCGAGGCCGAAGAGGAGGTGTTGGAGACGCGCGCGCAGCTCCGCAACCGCCTCGGCTCGATGATGGAGGAGGTCGAACTCCCCGAGGAGCGCCGCGAGGAGGTCCTCAACGCCCTCGACGTCGACGAGCTCGCCGTGCGGGAGGTGCTGACGCCGGCCGACGAGGTGATCTCGCTGTCGACGACCGCCTCCGCCGAGGAGAATCTCGACCGCATCCGGGACACCCCGCACAGCCGCTTCCCGCTCGTCGGCGACGACCTGAGCGAGTTCGAGGGGATCGTGTACGCCCCGTCGATCGTGAGCCGCTTCGACGAGCTCCGGGACGGCGACCTCACGTTCGCGGACGTCGCGGCCCCGCCGATGACGGTGTCGGCGGACGCGAGCGTCAGCGACGCCTTCGACCAGTTCCAGGCGGAGTCGCAGGAGCTCGCGCTGGTGATCGAGGACGGCGAGGTCGTCGGGCTGCTCACCGCCACCGACGCGATGGAGGCGGTGATGGGCCAGCTGGAGGACCCGTTGGATGCCGGCAACTTATAA
- a CDS encoding branched-chain amino acid ABC transporter permease codes for MSDANAPDGSASGPSEGAPDAPESATAAVVEAARESDLGLVVGTLLAIYAAATLLTFTNGLNSVVGLMETLTFLGIVYALTALALNLQWGYTGLFNIGVAGFMAVGVYTMGMVVRSPDPAFGPPGLGLPLPVGIVAGMVMAALLGAVAALPALRLKADYLAIVTLGLSEIVRLSLQSSAFDNFLRDTIGAGTGGGRGMGMPDNPVRDLFLVDGQAGTPTAFGDLVFGVFGNDGLGISHPILIGWGYIAVLAVFLVGFYLVLERLGRSPFGRTMKAIREDELVADSLGKDVNLVKIKVFVIGCALMGLAGILWFGSQGNVSPTPQFRPLLTFYVFIAVIIGGSGSNTGSVLGGIVFAAVLFEGPRRVGGVVRGLIDAETPPSFADALVSLDPVTFLAYATDNIAPLQFVFLGLVLVFIIHRRPEGILGDRIETAAAVDLSERPAGGESDE; via the coding sequence ATGAGCGACGCGAACGCCCCCGACGGCTCCGCGTCCGGACCGTCCGAAGGCGCGCCCGACGCGCCCGAGAGCGCGACGGCGGCGGTCGTCGAGGCCGCCCGGGAGAGCGACCTCGGGCTCGTCGTCGGGACGCTGCTCGCCATCTACGCGGCCGCGACGCTGCTGACGTTCACCAACGGGCTCAACAGCGTCGTCGGCCTCATGGAGACGCTGACGTTCCTCGGGATCGTCTACGCGCTCACCGCGCTCGCTTTGAACCTCCAGTGGGGGTACACCGGCCTCTTCAACATCGGCGTCGCCGGCTTCATGGCCGTCGGCGTGTACACGATGGGGATGGTCGTCCGGTCGCCCGACCCCGCGTTCGGTCCCCCCGGACTCGGGCTGCCGCTCCCGGTCGGGATCGTCGCAGGGATGGTGATGGCGGCGCTGCTCGGGGCGGTGGCCGCCCTGCCGGCGCTCCGGCTCAAGGCCGACTACCTCGCCATCGTGACGCTCGGGCTCTCCGAGATCGTCCGCCTGTCGCTCCAGTCGAGCGCCTTCGACAACTTCCTGCGCGACACGATCGGGGCCGGGACCGGCGGCGGCCGCGGGATGGGAATGCCGGACAACCCCGTCCGCGACCTGTTCCTCGTCGACGGACAGGCGGGGACGCCGACCGCGTTCGGCGACCTCGTCTTCGGCGTCTTCGGGAACGACGGGCTCGGCATCTCGCACCCGATCCTCATCGGCTGGGGGTACATCGCCGTCCTCGCCGTCTTCCTCGTCGGCTTCTACCTCGTCTTGGAGCGCCTCGGCCGCTCGCCGTTCGGCCGGACGATGAAGGCGATCCGGGAAGACGAACTCGTCGCCGACTCGCTCGGCAAGGACGTGAACCTCGTGAAGATCAAGGTGTTCGTCATCGGCTGCGCGCTGATGGGGCTCGCCGGCATCCTCTGGTTCGGCAGCCAGGGCAACGTCTCGCCGACCCCACAGTTCCGGCCGCTGTTGACCTTCTACGTGTTCATCGCGGTGATCATCGGCGGATCCGGGTCGAACACCGGCTCGGTCCTCGGCGGCATCGTCTTCGCCGCGGTGCTGTTCGAGGGACCGCGGCGCGTCGGCGGGGTCGTCCGCGGGCTCATCGACGCGGAGACGCCGCCGTCGTTCGCCGACGCGCTCGTCTCGCTCGACCCCGTGACGTTCCTCGCGTACGCGACCGACAACATCGCGCCGCTCCAGTTCGTCTTCCTCGGCCTCGTCCTGGTGTTCATCATCCACCGGCGGCCGGAGGGGATCCTCGGCGACCGGATCGAGACGGCCGCGGCGGTGGACCTCTCGGAGCGGCCCGCGGGGGGTGAGTCCGATGAGTAG
- a CDS encoding asparagine synthase-related protein: MELALLYSGGKDSSLAAHLLDRFYDVRCVTGSFGLTDDWEHAERAAAELGFPFERVDLDRDVAESAAETMVADGYPRNGIQRVHEHALETIAALDVDAIADGTRRDDRVPTVSRAQAQSLEDRNEIDYISPLSGFGRHAVDALVDATFDVQQGPSEEVPKADYEDELRTLIADEYGEGTVGDVFPDHDQTYVHGRND, encoded by the coding sequence ATGGAGCTCGCGCTGCTGTACAGCGGGGGGAAAGACTCCTCGCTCGCCGCCCACCTGCTCGACCGGTTCTACGACGTCCGCTGCGTCACCGGGAGCTTCGGGCTCACGGACGACTGGGAGCACGCCGAGCGGGCGGCCGCCGAGCTCGGGTTCCCGTTCGAGCGCGTCGACCTCGACCGCGACGTGGCCGAGAGCGCCGCCGAGACCATGGTCGCCGACGGCTACCCCCGGAACGGGATCCAGCGCGTCCACGAACACGCCTTAGAGACCATCGCCGCCCTCGACGTCGACGCCATCGCGGACGGCACGCGCCGCGACGACCGCGTCCCCACGGTGTCGCGGGCGCAGGCGCAGAGTCTCGAAGACCGAAACGAGATCGACTACATCTCCCCGCTCTCCGGGTTCGGCCGCCACGCCGTCGACGCGCTCGTCGACGCCACCTTCGACGTCCAGCAGGGGCCGAGCGAGGAGGTCCCGAAGGCGGACTACGAGGACGAGCTCCGGACGCTCATCGCCGACGAGTACGGCGAAGGGACCGTCGGCGACGTGTTTCCGGATCACGACCAGACGTACGTCCACGGCCGGAACGACTGA
- a CDS encoding DNA-binding protein has translation MSGNPDDERLEELREQKMEELRERQGGEGDAAEAQQEAQERAEAQQEAVLKQHLTDGARQRLNAVEMSKPQFGEKVKQQVAALAQSGRIQGQIDEDQMRELLKELQPEQKSFDIRHR, from the coding sequence ATGAGCGGCAACCCCGACGACGAACGGCTCGAGGAACTGCGCGAACAGAAGATGGAGGAGCTCCGCGAGCGACAGGGCGGCGAGGGCGACGCCGCCGAGGCCCAACAGGAGGCTCAGGAGCGCGCCGAGGCCCAGCAGGAGGCGGTGTTGAAACAGCACCTGACCGACGGCGCGCGCCAGCGGCTCAACGCGGTCGAGATGTCGAAGCCGCAGTTCGGCGAGAAGGTGAAACAGCAGGTCGCCGCGCTGGCGCAGAGCGGGCGGATTCAGGGACAGATCGACGAGGACCAGATGCGCGAGCTCCTCAAGGAGCTCCAGCCCGAGCAGAAGAGCTTCGACATCCGACACCGGTAG
- the hisS gene encoding histidine--tRNA ligase, with protein sequence MYDGLKGFRDFYPGEQSARREVTDAIEGAASRHGFREIATPALERTEMYVDKSGEEIVEELYAFDDKGGRGVSMTPELTPTVARMVVAKGQELSKPIKWMSTRPFWRYEQVQQGRFREFYQTNIDVFGSSAPEADAEVLAVAADALTDLGLTGDDFEFRVSHRDILGGLVRSLADDPDAVDTAAAIRAVDKRAKVDDAEYVGLLSDAGLARDTASDFDDLISGVETVDDLDAVAEAGGEDVEAAVENLRNVLAAADDFGAGEFCEVSLTTARGLDYYTGVVFECFDSTGEVSRSVFGGGRYDDLIESFGGQPTPAVGVAPGHATLKLLCQRAGVWPDEELSTDYYVLSVGDTRSEAAALAGDLRALGDDVVVEQDVSDRSFGAQLGYADSINAETVVVVGERDLENGEYTVKDMASGDETTVPVEEFPPESGLPTYEDYA encoded by the coding sequence ATGTACGACGGCCTCAAGGGATTCCGAGATTTCTACCCCGGCGAGCAGTCCGCTCGCCGCGAGGTGACCGACGCGATCGAGGGCGCGGCGAGCCGCCACGGCTTCCGCGAGATCGCCACCCCCGCCCTGGAGCGGACGGAGATGTACGTCGACAAGTCCGGCGAGGAGATCGTCGAGGAGCTGTACGCCTTCGACGACAAGGGCGGCCGCGGCGTCTCGATGACGCCCGAGCTCACGCCCACCGTCGCCCGGATGGTCGTCGCGAAGGGCCAGGAGCTGTCGAAGCCGATCAAGTGGATGTCCACCCGGCCGTTCTGGCGCTACGAGCAGGTCCAGCAGGGCCGCTTCCGCGAGTTCTACCAGACGAACATCGACGTGTTCGGCTCCTCGGCGCCCGAGGCCGACGCCGAGGTGCTCGCGGTCGCCGCCGACGCCCTGACGGACCTCGGACTCACCGGCGACGACTTCGAGTTCCGCGTTTCGCACCGCGACATCCTCGGCGGCCTCGTCCGTTCGCTCGCCGACGACCCCGACGCGGTCGACACCGCCGCCGCCATCCGCGCGGTCGACAAGCGCGCGAAGGTGGATGACGCCGAGTACGTCGGCCTCCTCTCCGACGCCGGGCTCGCCCGCGACACCGCGAGCGACTTCGACGACCTCATCTCGGGCGTCGAGACCGTCGACGACCTCGACGCGGTCGCCGAGGCCGGCGGCGAGGACGTGGAAGCGGCGGTCGAGAACCTCCGGAACGTGCTGGCCGCCGCGGACGACTTCGGCGCGGGCGAGTTCTGCGAGGTGTCGCTGACGACCGCCCGCGGGCTCGACTACTACACTGGCGTCGTCTTCGAGTGCTTCGACTCCACCGGCGAGGTCTCCCGCTCCGTCTTCGGCGGCGGCCGCTACGACGACCTCATCGAGAGCTTCGGCGGCCAGCCCACGCCCGCGGTCGGGGTCGCGCCCGGCCACGCCACCCTCAAGCTGCTCTGCCAGCGCGCCGGCGTCTGGCCCGACGAGGAGCTCTCGACCGACTACTACGTGCTCAGCGTGGGCGACACGCGGAGCGAGGCCGCCGCGCTCGCGGGCGACCTCCGCGCGCTCGGCGACGACGTGGTCGTCGAGCAGGACGTCTCCGACCGCTCGTTCGGCGCGCAGCTCGGCTACGCCGATTCGATCAACGCGGAGACGGTCGTCGTCGTCGGCGAGCGCGACCTGGAGAACGGCGAGTACACGGTGAAGGACATGGCGAGCGGCGACGAGACGACTGTTCCGGTCGAGGAGTTCCCGCCCGAGTCGGGGCTGCCGACCTACGAGGACTACGCGTAG
- a CDS encoding 60S ribosomal export protein NMD3, whose product MSESREFCPRCGDPVPERRDPLPGEPRGRDALLCDDCYFEDFDLVDAPDRIEVLVCSGCGAVRRGESWRDVGARDYTDVAVDEVAEALGVHVDAADVEWGVEPEQVDENNVRMHCRFSGVVRGTLRSAEVTVPVKISRGTCDRCGRIAGGYYAGIVQVRADERDLTPAERAEALDIAERYVADQEADGDREAFITEVNETDDGPNIKLSSNRLAQNVATRITESLGGSFESYPTLVTEDGDGNEVYRVTFAVRLPKYAAGEIVDPEDGDGPVLVTGVSGRIQGVRLASGAEYTSAFADGEAPDATRLGTRDDAAETTVVTVEDENAIQVLDPVTYEAKTVPNPTFVDDDADSVLAFEHDGDVHLVPAEGTEPAAESAPSRD is encoded by the coding sequence ATGAGCGAGTCGCGGGAGTTCTGTCCGCGCTGCGGCGACCCGGTCCCCGAGCGGCGCGACCCCCTTCCGGGCGAGCCGCGCGGGCGAGACGCGCTGCTCTGTGACGACTGCTACTTCGAGGACTTCGACTTGGTCGACGCGCCCGACCGGATCGAGGTGCTGGTGTGCTCCGGCTGCGGCGCCGTCAGGCGCGGCGAGTCGTGGCGCGACGTCGGCGCGCGCGACTACACCGACGTGGCCGTCGACGAGGTCGCGGAGGCGCTCGGCGTCCACGTCGACGCCGCGGACGTCGAGTGGGGCGTCGAGCCCGAGCAGGTCGACGAGAACAACGTGCGGATGCACTGCCGCTTCTCCGGCGTGGTGCGCGGCACGCTCCGCTCGGCGGAGGTGACGGTCCCGGTGAAGATCTCGCGCGGGACCTGCGACCGCTGCGGGCGCATCGCCGGCGGCTACTACGCCGGGATCGTCCAGGTCCGCGCCGACGAGCGCGACCTCACGCCCGCCGAGCGCGCCGAGGCGCTCGACATCGCCGAGCGGTACGTCGCCGACCAGGAGGCCGACGGCGACCGGGAGGCGTTCATCACGGAGGTGAACGAAACTGACGACGGGCCGAACATCAAGCTCTCCTCGAACCGCCTCGCGCAGAACGTCGCGACGCGGATCACCGAGTCGCTCGGCGGGAGCTTCGAGTCGTACCCGACGCTCGTCACCGAGGACGGCGACGGCAACGAGGTGTACCGCGTCACCTTCGCGGTCCGGCTCCCGAAGTACGCGGCAGGCGAGATCGTCGACCCCGAGGACGGCGACGGGCCGGTACTCGTCACCGGCGTCTCCGGCCGGATCCAAGGCGTCCGGCTCGCGAGCGGCGCGGAGTACACGTCGGCGTTCGCGGACGGGGAGGCCCCCGACGCAACCCGGCTCGGCACCCGCGACGACGCGGCGGAGACGACGGTCGTGACCGTCGAGGACGAGAACGCGATCCAGGTCCTCGACCCCGTCACCTACGAGGCGAAGACCGTCCCGAACCCGACGTTCGTCGACGACGACGCCGACTCCGTCCTCGCCTTCGAACACGACGGCGACGTCCACCTCGTGCCGGCGGAGGGGACGGAGCCGGCCGCGGAGTCGGCTCCGAGTCGGGACTGA